The following proteins come from a genomic window of Candidatus Poribacteria bacterium:
- the tuf gene encoding elongation factor Tu (EF-Tu; promotes GTP-dependent binding of aminoacyl-tRNA to the A-site of ribosomes during protein biosynthesis; when the tRNA anticodon matches the mRNA codon, GTP hydrolysis results; the inactive EF-Tu-GDP leaves the ribosome and release of GDP is promoted by elongation factor Ts; many prokaryotes have two copies of the gene encoding EF-Tu), with amino-acid sequence MAKPKFERTKPHVNVGTIGHVDHGKTTLTAAITRVLSNYGLA; translated from the coding sequence ATGGCAAAGCCGAAGTTTGAGCGGACGAAACCCCATGTCAACGTGGGGACAATTGGTCACGTCGACCACGGCAAGACCACACTGACAGCAGCGATAACCAGAGTGCTGTCCAACTACGGTCTTGCAG